In Tripterygium wilfordii isolate XIE 37 chromosome 23, ASM1340144v1, whole genome shotgun sequence, one genomic interval encodes:
- the LOC119992620 gene encoding chromo domain-containing protein LHP1-like — protein MKGKKKATPNPNYIGFIVEAEASNTGEFDTQLKLPEQQREGGEAEEEEEEGEEGEGGVDGEEREGEEEEEERPKLADGFYEIEAIRRRRVRKGELQYLIKWRGWPETANTWEPLENLQSIPDVVDAFEESLQSGKSSRKRKRNYGGSHSQPKKKQPHSLVAVYNVADFTGSGLEVENNGNTHNVRTLMQGDENWFARIHGRKDDNEHDPKLSELKGTLSTNEVSTDKLAVHFHEGKAPENDGPANDLPKINHMEAVQSNHRTGARKRKSGSVKRFRPDSACFEPAFGQYSASNGCNGLLPPVGIENPDLIGDTSGLMPMFDGSFVASSITKIIKPIGYSTSVSDNVQDVLVTFLALRSDGKEVMVDNQFLKASNPLLLINFYEQHLRYNPAS, from the exons ATGAAGGGGAAGAAGAAGGCTACTCCGAATCCAAACTACATCGGCTTCATTGTTGAGGCTGAAGCCAGTAACACTGGCGAATTCGATACGCAGTTGAAGCTGCCAGAACAGCAAcgtgaaggaggagaagcagaagaagaagaggaagaaggagaagaaggggaAGGAGGTGTTGAtggggaagagagagaaggagaggaggaggaggaagaacgTCCAAAGCTCGCTGATGGGTTTTACGAAATCGAAGCTATTCGTCGCAGGCGGGTTCGAAAG GGTGAACTCCAGTATCTGATCAAATG GCGGGGCTGGCCGGAAACTGCCAACACCTGGGAGCCATTAGAGAATTTGCAGTCAATTCCTGATGttgttgatgctttcgaagagAG CCTGCAATCTGGTAAATCTTCTCGAAAACGAAAGCGCAATTATGGGGGTTCTCATAGTCAGCCCAAGAAGAAACAGCCACACTCCTTGGTTGCTGTGTACAATGTAGCAG ATTTTACAGGTTCAGGTCTTGAAGTAGAGAATAATGGGAATACCCACAATGTCAGAACACTTATGCAAGGTGATGAGAATTGGTTTGCTAGAATCCATGGAAGGAAAGACGATAATGAACATGATCCGAAGCTTAGTGAGCTTAAAGGTACATTATCTACTAATGAGGTCAGCACTGATAAGCTTGCAGTACATTTCCATGAAGGCAAGGCCCCTGAAAATGATGGTCCAGCAAATGATCTTCCAAAGATTAATCACATGGAAGCTGTTCAGAGCAATCACCGGACTGGAGCTAGGAAGAGGAAATCTGGTTCTGTCAAGAGATTTAGGCCAGATTCTGCCTGTTTTGAACCTGCTTTTGGCCAGTATTCTGCATCAAATGGTTGTAATGGCCTACTTCCCCCGGTAGGGATTGAAAATCCTGACTTGATTGGAGATACTTCAGGTCTAATGCCCATGTTTGATGGTTCTTTTGTTGCATCGTCCATTACCAAGATCATTAAGCCCATAGGCTATTCAACTTCTGTGTCGGACAATGTTCAGGACGTATTGGTAACCTTTTTGGCATTGAG GTCTGACGGGAAAGAAGTAATGGTAGATAACCAATTTCTCAAGGCTAGCAATCCACTTCTG TTGATCAACTTCTACGAGCAGCATCTCAGGTACAATCCTGCATCATGA
- the LOC119992433 gene encoding bifunctional TH2 protein, mitochondrial-like isoform X2 produces MPILSSSTNPIKNLCIFSSNLWSQASLCSSLRSKPVDSFLHCLSLTRRSSDIPMAIPPKPTSMAATTSGGSVDGEEGIARRFWIKFRRESIFAMYTPFVLCLAAGNLKIESFRHYIAQDVHFLKAFAHAYELAEECADDDDAKVAISELRKGVLDELNLHDSFVREWGSDLAKEVTVNSATVKYTDFLVATASGKVDGVKGAGKIATPFERTKFAAYTLGAMTPCMRLYAFMGKKFQTHVDPAEGNHPSRKWIENYSSESFQASALQTEDLLDKLSVSFTGEELDILEKLYYQAMKLEIEFFCAQPLHQPTVIPLVKEHNPAEDRLLIFSDFDLTCTVVDSSAILAEIAIVTAPKSDQARPESQLTRMSSTELRNTWGLLSGQYTEEYEQCIESIMPSEKVEFNYESLRGALEQLSEFEKRANSRVIESGVLKGLNLEDIKRAGERLVLQDGCTGFFRKIVNSESLNANVHILSYCWCGDLIRSAFSAGMFSRFACCRLIINCFL; encoded by the exons ATGCCAATACTCTCGTCCTCTACAAACCCAATCAAAAATCTCTGCATCTTCTCATCCAATCTTTGGTCGCAAGCCAGCTTGTGCAGTTCGTTACGATCCAAACCTGTCGATTCATTCCTTCACTGTCTCTCTCTGACTCGGAGATCGTCTGACATTCCAATGGCGATCCCTCCTAAGCCGACGTCCATGGCTGCAACTACTTCCGGAGGTAGTGTGGATGGCGAGGAGGGCATCGCGAGGAGGTTCTGGATCAAATTCCGCCGCGAGTCGATCTTTGCCATGTACACTCCATTCGTGCTCTGCCTTGCCGCGGGCAATCTCAAGATTGAGAGCTTCAGGCATTACATCGCTCAGGATGTTCACTTCCTCAAGGCATTTGCTCATGC GTATGAGTTGGCTGAAGAGTGTGCTGATGATGACGATGCAAAAGTAGCAATCTCTGAGTTGAGGAAAGGTGTTTTAGACGAACTAAATTTGCATGATTCATTTGTACGG GAATGGGGTTCAGACCTTGCTAAAGAGGTAACCGTAAACTCTGCAACAGTTAAATACACAGACTTTCTTGTGGCAACAGCCTCTGGGAAAGTTGATGGAGTAAAAGGCGCTGGTAAAATTGCAACTCCTTTTGAAAGAACAAAATTTGCAGCCTACACACTTGGAGCCATGACACCTTGCATGAGGCTATATGCCTTCATGGGAAAGAAGTTCCAGACTCACGTAGATCCTGCCGAAGGCAATCATCCTTCCAGGAAGTGGATTGAGAATTATTCATCAGAAAGTTTTCAG GCATCAGCTCTGCAAACCGAAGACTTACTGGATAAACTTAGCGTCTCATTTACAGGAGAAGAGCTTGACATCCTTGAGAAGCTGTATTACCAGGCCATGAAGCTGGAAATAGAATTTTTCTGCGCGCAGCCGCTACATCAGCCTACTGTGATCCCTCTAGTAAAAGAACATAATCCTGCAGAAGATCGTCTTCTGATATTTTCTGATTTTGATTTAACTTGCACTGTTGTTGATTCATCTGCTATTTTGGCGGAGATAGCAATAGTAACTGCACCAAAATCCGATCAGGCTCGACCTGAAAGTCAACTTACTCGGATGTCATCCACTGAGCTGAGGAACACATGGGGTCTTCTTTCAGGACAATACACAGAAGAGTATGAACAATGCATAGAAAGCATTATGCCCTCGGAGAAAG TTGAGTTCAACTATGAGTCCCTACGTGGAGCATTGGAGCAACTCTCAGAATTTGAGAAAAGGGCTAATTCTAGGGTGATTGAGTCAGGGGTATTGAAGGGTCTGAATCTTGAAGATATAAAACGCGCTGGTGAACGGCTGGTTCTTCAAGATGGTTGCACTGGTTTTTTCCGGAAAATTGTCAATAGTGAAAGTCTGAATGCAAATGTGCACATTCTTTCTTATTGTTGGTGTGGGGATCTCATTAGGTCAGCTTTTTCTGCAGGTATGTTTTCCAGATTTGCATGCTGCAGGCTCATTATTAATTGTTTTCTGTAA
- the LOC119992646 gene encoding upstream activation factor subunit UAF30-like encodes MSFATSRVFKACRALLAPARSSAAAATASKASSTASKASSTVTGKIKAKPKPKLTTPTSSKPTGILKVTPVSPALGDFLGSPESSRTEAVKKIWAHIKLHNLQNPANKREIFCDQKLKNLFDGKDKVGFLEIGKLLSRHFVKTD; translated from the exons ATGTCTTTTGCGACTTCTAGGGTTTTCAAAGCATGCAGGGCATTATTGGCTCCGGCGAGATCGTCGGCGGCGGCAGCCACTGCTTCGAAAGCGTCATCCACGGCTTCGAAAGCTTCATCCACTGTTACTGGGAAAATAAAGGCGAAGCCGAAGCCGAAGTTGACAACACCGACCTCGTCTAAGCCCACCGGCATCCTGAAGGTGACACCAGTCTCGCCAGCTCTCGGTGATTTCCTGGGGTCCCCGGAGTCCTCCCGTACCGAAGCCGTCAAGAAGATCTGGGCGCACATCAAGCTTCACAATCTCCAG AACCCAGCAAATAAGAGGGAAATATTTTGTGATCAGAAGCTGAAGAACCTATTTGATGGGAAAGACAAAGTTGGATTCTTGGAGATTGGAAAATTGCTGTCCCGCCATTTTGTGAAGACTGATTAA